In Streptomyces canus, one DNA window encodes the following:
- a CDS encoding LolA family protein: MAPYESDDNATAADAEELRSARRRKAARYVVPATVVGIAAATIGLVPALADSGDPDLPKISAQELIEKIAASDVQQLSGTVKITTDLGLPDLGGLENSLGSAAGPSGSGDGSSADPSTKLTELASGTHTLRVAADGENRQKVSLLENAAEYSLIHNGKDVWGYDSKSNSVFHTTASESDGKQKEELPATPKDLAEEALNAADKTTSVTVDGSAQVAGRDAYRLVIKPKDEGSTVGQITVAVDAKTGLPLKFTLTPASGGSAVVDAGFTQVSFAKPAASTFDFTPPKGAKVEEGDAAKAPERSEHSERSEGFGKGSAHEPGKGGPEGLNVIGDGWDSIATFDTGGQGVPSGSDVGGDVGGFLDSLGDKVSGTFGEGTVFKTRLINALITDDGKVYVGAVTKDALVKAADAAK, translated from the coding sequence ATGGCACCGTACGAATCCGACGACAACGCGACCGCCGCGGACGCCGAAGAGCTGCGCTCCGCGCGCCGCCGCAAGGCCGCGCGATACGTCGTGCCGGCCACGGTGGTGGGCATCGCCGCGGCGACCATCGGGCTCGTCCCGGCGCTCGCCGACTCCGGCGACCCCGACCTGCCGAAGATCAGCGCACAGGAACTCATCGAGAAGATCGCCGCATCGGACGTACAGCAGCTGTCCGGCACGGTGAAGATCACCACGGATCTGGGGCTGCCGGACCTCGGCGGCCTGGAGAACTCGCTCGGCTCCGCCGCCGGGCCCTCCGGCTCGGGCGACGGCTCGTCCGCCGATCCCTCCACCAAACTCACCGAGCTCGCCTCCGGCACGCACACGCTGCGTGTCGCGGCCGACGGTGAGAACCGGCAGAAGGTCTCGCTGCTGGAGAACGCGGCCGAGTACAGCCTCATCCACAACGGCAAGGACGTCTGGGGCTACGACAGCAAGTCCAACTCGGTCTTCCACACCACGGCCTCCGAGAGCGACGGGAAGCAGAAGGAAGAGCTCCCGGCCACGCCCAAGGACCTCGCCGAGGAGGCTCTCAATGCCGCCGACAAGACCACGTCGGTGACGGTGGACGGCAGCGCGCAGGTCGCGGGGCGGGACGCCTACCGGCTCGTCATCAAGCCCAAGGACGAAGGGTCGACGGTCGGCCAGATCACCGTGGCGGTGGACGCGAAGACCGGGCTGCCGCTGAAGTTCACGCTGACGCCGGCGAGCGGCGGTTCCGCCGTCGTGGACGCGGGCTTCACCCAGGTCAGCTTCGCCAAGCCGGCCGCCTCGACCTTCGACTTCACCCCGCCGAAGGGCGCGAAGGTCGAGGAGGGGGACGCCGCGAAGGCGCCCGAGCGCTCCGAGCACTCCGAGCGTTCCGAGGGCTTCGGCAAGGGTTCGGCCCACGAGCCCGGCAAGGGCGGCCCCGAGGGTCTGAACGTCATCGGGGACGGCTGGGACTCCATCGCCACCTTCGACACCGGCGGCCAGGGCGTCCCGTCCGGCTCCGACGTCGGCGGTGACGTCGGCGGCTTCCTGGACTCGCTCGGCGACAAGGTCTCCGGCACGTTCGGCGAGGGCACCGTCTTCAAGACCCGCCTGATCAACG